A region of the Apium graveolens cultivar Ventura chromosome 6, ASM990537v1, whole genome shotgun sequence genome:
ATTTTTAGATAATGTGGGAGGATGCAATATTTCGGTGGGGAATTGGATCCGGAATGAGGAGGGTCCTCTTTATACTAATGAGAGTTGCAATTTCATTGAAAGACATCAGAATTGTATGAAGAATGGGAGGCCTGATACAGAGTATTTGTACTGGAAGTGGAAGCCTAAGGATTGTGAGCTGCCTCAATTTGATGGCCAGAAGTTTCTTGAAATGATGAGGAATAAAGCTTGGGCACTAATTGGTGATTCAATATCTCGAAATCACGTTCAATCATTGCTTTGTATACTGGCCAAGGTAGGAACCAAATGTTAATGCTTATTTTTTTGGGATTTCTGTGCTCGAAAGAATTTTTATCATATTGCTTACAAGTAATTTATAAATGCATTTCTGTGTTAGCGAGtatcacttggtgcaattgataGATAAAATTGTTTAATTGAGGACTGTATTGAGCATATGGTATCATCTAATGGCTATGGAAATTAATAGAGTTGAGATTTCCAACAAGCGGCATGCTTATCGTTTTTTCTTAATTTTGAATGTTTTATTTCTATTTGGCACGATGATGTTGACCCAGTTCTGATAATTGATATGTATATACATTATTCATATATTGTACTGCTAAATGGCACCATGACCTATCTGAAAAATCATGTTCAATACATTAAATTCGCTAGGTTGTATTTTCCTTACTTTTATGATGAATGGCATTTGGGTTCCTTTTATCTCGGCGATAGGTCTGTGTTAATATAAACAAGTCGGGTTTTCATCTGGTACTGGTTTGTTTTGGGTTGTGTATAGATACAAAGTAAACAAGTATAGGATTCACTGAATTCTTCATGAAGCGCCAAATAACATGGTTTCTTGTTCTATAATCTTATCTTTGAAAGTCCTCTTCTCTGTATTCCAATGACTTGTATCGTGTGCATTGGCCATAGAATCCACCAATAACATAGAATAGAATGTGAATAAAAGGGTTGTTAAATTTTCTAGTTTGACAGTATTAGGAGTCAGGATCACTTCTCTTCTAAATGCTTGGCATTGGGAAAGTTACAAATTACAGGAAGTTGAAAGCAAATGGTGCACAACAGTCTAAAGACTTCATTTTCAGTATAGTCAAATTTGGTTATTATAAATTGTAGTAAGAAATAATATATGGCTGTTTTTCGCATCATTGTTTGACATCTGAAGCTGGTTTGTACTTTATACTAGTTCTGATAGCCATCTCTACAGTAGTATCTTTAAATCAATTTAAATCACATTACTGTATCTGGTCTGGTATTTCATCATCACTCAAACCATCATTGTTTCAGGGAGTAGTCATGCACTTGACATTTTCAGGTCCGGTGGAATCATAACATACTTGGCACAAACATATAATTGTAAATGTTCAAGTTGCTTTACATGTAAAATTTGAAAATCTGGACATGCAACTCATTTAAACTCTTTGTAATGTGTACAGAATTTGTGCACACACATGATCTACATGTATTCTACAACAGTCGACACCAGTAAATAATTAATATACCTCTGCTGCAGATACATTTGAATGCTTGTTCTCATTTTTTTAGACTAAGGTGCTAATGTATCTTAGCCTGTATTCTAAGCAATCAAAACATTAATTGATTATAAATCGCGCTGTAGACCAACTTGATTACTTATAGTGTTTCAGGTGGAAGAACCCCTTCATGTTTACCATGATGCAGACTACAAAAATGGAAGATGGCTATTCTCCTCCTACAACTTTAGTATCTCAATTATGTGGTCACCTTTCCTTGCACAGGCCCAAATATTTGAAGATTACAATGGTGTTTCATCATCAGAAATTGAGCTGCACTTGGACAAACTTGATTCGAATTGGACAAGTGTGTACCAAAATCTGGACTACATAATTTTTTCATCGGGAAAATGGTTTGTCAAAAGTGCTATTTACTATGAAAATGACACGATACTTGGCTGCCATTACTGTCCTGGCCGAAACCTGACAGAATTAGGCATTGGTTTTGCTTATCGCAAAGTAATCAGTAAAGTCTTCAATTTCATAATCGACTCAGATCACAAAGGTATGATCTTTTATAGAAATCCGACACCAGATCACTTCGAGAATGGGAAGTGGTTTAGTGGCGGGACCTGCCAACGAACAAAACCAGCTGAGGAAGGCGACTTCGAGTACAATATTTTGAACAGACTTCTTAGAGAAGTTGAATTAGATGAATTTGCAAAGGCAGAAATCAAAGCTGCAAAAGCTGGAGTGAAGCTTAGACTTCTTGATGTAACGCCTCTTTCGTTACTAAGGCCAGATGGACACCCTGGTCCATACAGATACTTTCACCCATTCGCTAAGGAAAATAAAGAGAAGATTATTAATGATTGCCTGCATTGGTGTTTGCCCGGGCCAATAGATTCATGGAATGATTTGTTGATGGATCTCATAGTGAAGGGTTGAGTTTATCAGAGGATGCATATATCTGTTTTTCAGAGGGTGATAAATGACAAATATTTTCCTTTCAATGTGAAGACAATAGAATCAGTTCATAGATTGAGTATAATTTTCTCAACAAAATACCCGTAGAAGAGTCATTGGATGATTCTGATTCATTTTCAAAGAGCCGTGATCTTTTATCTTAGTGTCTGCTGTAATGCAGTTTGGTTTCAATTTTTGTTTTACGCTAAAGCAAACAAAATTTTGCAAGAGCTTCTCCAATACTAAAACGTAAAATGATTGGTTATAATGGTTAACTAATATCATTTTTTAGAATTTTAGCCAAGGGGTTTAAATTATACTCCAATAGTATTATCTATATTTTcattatataaaattatatctAAAGGTTTTTATGGTTGTACAAATATAACCAACTAAAAGGGATTGTTGTTATGTAAGAATTTTTTTATCATGACAAGACGAGATCGACGTGTTGACAACAAGCTAGCTGGGGACAAGTCAAGACCGGAGAAATATGGAGGCGTCTTGCACGACAACAAACACGATGATAACACTGAGAAGAGCTAGTAGACTCTATCAAGCCAAGCTCCGATTTTGGAGGAAAACCAGTCAAGCAATGCAGCAAAATGATAACCATAATTCAAAATGGGAGAGAAAGGAGGGGGAGTTGGAGAAAAATAAGGAAATAATCTAAAAGATAAGAAGGGGAAGAACATTACACACAAACACACAGCAAACTACCACAACTCGAGTTAATTTCCTTCACCGAAGGGATCAACTTAGAGCATATAAATAAAGCCATAGAATTAGACTTTTTCTGAGAT
Encoded here:
- the LOC141663923 gene encoding protein trichome birefringence-like 23; protein product: MKLNLKTWWWSMCKNNQWVVKLAVAFLLVGLAFRLLSSRSNQYSNITETPFVQTSQAQSSLHVPGLYDQFHQKDNVGGCNISVGNWIRNEEGPLYTNESCNFIERHQNCMKNGRPDTEYLYWKWKPKDCELPQFDGQKFLEMMRNKAWALIGDSISRNHVQSLLCILAKVEEPLHVYHDADYKNGRWLFSSYNFSISIMWSPFLAQAQIFEDYNGVSSSEIELHLDKLDSNWTSVYQNLDYIIFSSGKWFVKSAIYYENDTILGCHYCPGRNLTELGIGFAYRKVISKVFNFIIDSDHKGMIFYRNPTPDHFENGKWFSGGTCQRTKPAEEGDFEYNILNRLLREVELDEFAKAEIKAAKAGVKLRLLDVTPLSLLRPDGHPGPYRYFHPFAKENKEKIINDCLHWCLPGPIDSWNDLLMDLIVKG